In Mercurialis annua linkage group LG6, ddMerAnnu1.2, whole genome shotgun sequence, the following are encoded in one genomic region:
- the LOC126686038 gene encoding uncharacterized protein LOC126686038 codes for MAELKDSHIVEIPVDEEHQQKQQLCMITAAIQNHPLTEISTSPGHYLLLKLWQREEDLFNRRISSKESRMDSIKRELFQLCCFLFIFHGLFLTILFTSSDAAANTNTCKKWWIPSLVSISTSLVFIFLVQLKLFRYWKVSKQLQRERNDNRALIRCIQELRMKGSTFDLSKEPQCAKRMKSSSVEIKWKPITWFSQYLVTFSLVCFSGLIFPASKFMLCG; via the coding sequence atggcCGAATTAAAAGATAGCCATATAGTAGAAATCCCAGTAGATGAAGAGCATCAACAGAAGCAGCAGCTTTGTATGATAACAGCAGCAATTCAAAACCACCCATTAACTGAAATCTCAACCAGTCCAGGCCATTATCTTCTTCTCAAGCTCTGGCAGAGAGAAGAAGATCTTTTCAACAGAAGAATTTCTTCTAAAGAATCAAGAATGGATTCTATTAAACGCGAACTCTTTCAACTTTGTTGcttcttatttattttccacGGCTTGTTTTTAACCATCTTATTTACTTCTTCTGATGCTGCAGCTAATACTAATACTTGCAAAAAATGGTGGATACCATCTCTTGTTTCTATTTCTACTTCACTTGTCTTTATTTTTCTGGTTCAGCTTAAGCTTTTCAGGTACTGGAAAGTTTCGAAGCAACTGCAGAGGGAAAGAAACGATAACAGAGCGTTGATTCGGTGTATTCAAGAATTAAGAATGAAGGGCTCAACCTTTGATCTGTCTAAAGAACCCCAATGTGCAAAAAGAATGAAGAGTTCAAGTGTGGAGATTAAATGGAAACCAATTACTTGGTTTTCGCAATATTTAGTTACTTTTTCTCTTGTTTGCTTCTCGGGATTGATTTTTCCTGCTTCAAAATTCATGCTCTGTGGCTAA
- the LOC126687494 gene encoding putative F-box/LRR-repeat protein At5g02700, whose amino-acid sequence MGRTKAFNKKKIRRMNDFISQLPDEILHNIISHLSLNEAAATSILSARWRHQWKTVDYPTFDIDLPHLISISTRNKSLGKSRIVSLVSAILDQYQGSIIQELKIRFPTTQVVSFWSSEDMSPFFSWINTAFQRRVRNLVLDLQVFVLNPIDLDLLPSNFVSLVSLRLVGFKYLLGDALIHCFLSSCRSLQVLCIDRFVGLENLKICSSELKRLTISDSYVNFLEISAPSLVSFEFRHISGITVCFKDAPSLKQISLEGYNSYEHLLSKNLSPILGILSQLDSLALTQRYDSNSTRRRRIRNFPVLKNLKQLQLSEFRLTEFYYRDLAYTLIPLLQASPELLKLSLINFQYSFNPLKSVLKPFPMCSHRHQCLEVVEIVGFGGSDHEIELVKFLADYAASSMKKIIVHAANSKRLRQLKRRLPSTVVVELQII is encoded by the coding sequence ATGGGAAGAACGAAAGCTttcaacaaaaagaaaataagaagaaTGAATGACTTCATCAGCCAATTGCCGGACGAAATCCTGCACAACATAATTTCGCATTTGTCGCTAAATGAAGCGGCGGCAACAAGCATCCTCTCCGCCAGATGGAGACACCAATGGAAAACCGTTGATTATCCGACTTTCGACATTGATCTTCCGCATTTAATCTCCATATCGACACGCAACAAATCACTCGGAAAATCAAGAATCGTCAGTTTAGTATCCGCAATCTTGGATCAATATCAAGGCTCCATTATACAAGAACTCAAGATTCGGTTTCCTACTACCCAGGTGGTTAGTTTCTGGTCTTCCGAAGATATGAGCCCATTCTTTTCTTGGATTAACACAGCTTTTCAAAGAAGAGTTAGAAATCTCGTGTTAGATTTACAAGTATTTGTTCTTAATCCTATTGATTTAGATTTGCTTCCTTCTAACTTCGTCTCTCTCGTCTCTCTTCGCCTTGTGGGCTTCAAATATTTACTAGGCGACGCTTTGATCCACTGCTTTTTATCGAGTTGTCGTTCTTTACAAGTATTGTGCATCGACCGATTTGTTGGTTTGGAGAATCTGAAGATTTGCAGTTCAGAGCTTAAACGCCTTACTATAAGCGATTCGTATGTCAACTTTCTTGAAATTTCAGCACCGAGTCTCGTATCTTTCGAGTTTAGACACATTTCGGGGATAACCGTGTGCTTTAAAGATGCTCCGTCTCTGAAGCAGATATCATTGGAGGGATATAACTCTTACGAGCATCTTCTAAGTAAAAATCTAAGTCCGATTTTGGGTATACTATCTCAGCTTGACTCGCTTGCATTAACCCAACGTTATGACTCAAATTCAACTCGTAGACGTCGTATCAGAAATTTTCCTGTCCTCAAAAATCTCAAGCAATTGCAGCTTTCGGAGTTTCGTCTCACAGAGTTTTATTACAGGGATTTGGCCTACACGCTTATTCCATTACTACAAGCTTCGCCAGAGTTGCTTAAATTGTCACTCATCAATTTCCAATACTCATTTAATCCGTTGAAATCAGTGCTGAAACCCTTTCCTATGTGTTCACATCGTCATCAATGTCTTGAGGTGGTGGAAATAGTCGGATTTGGAGGTTCGGACCACGAGATAGAACTTGTCAAGTTTTTAGCTGACTATGCTGCTTCTTCAATGAAGAAGATAATAGTGCATGCTGCCAACTCAAAGAGGCTGCGTCAATTGAAGCGTAGGCTACCTTCAACTGTGGTTGTGGAGTTGCAGATAATTTAG
- the LOC126653872 gene encoding transcription termination factor MTERF5, chloroplastic, protein MQTVKSPFSTSSLYNFLANAKHLFNFAIFSSLAPTSKVLNPNLFHYLIKTVKLSETQALTISNRYSHIKSTATPQSVYQFFQNLGFSDSHIRSAIRVSPQVLFSTVDKSLKPKIKFFQDLGLVGYELGKFISKNSTVLTASLEKKLVPRIEIVKKLLLNDEENKDLLKVLTRCYWIISKYPESRLVSNVAFLESCGIVGSQLSMLLRRQPRFFLMQESALRELVSRVVNMGFSVDSRMLVYALYTVNCMSDETFTKKVEILKSFEFSEYECREMFRKQPNLLRSSEKKLKLGIDFFLNTIKFKKEVLVYKPTLLMMSIEERVIPRYKVLEIIKSKKLLKKQPSFINVLNLTEDEFMQKFIARFPNEAVELLVAYEGRTLESFSEKEEEGEE, encoded by the coding sequence ATGCAAACTGTTAAGTCACCTTTCTCAACTTCCTCTCTATACAATTTTCTCGCCAATGCTAAACATTTATTCAATTTTGCTATCTTCTCTTCACTTGCCCCAACTTCAAAAGTGTTGAATCCTAACCTTTTCCATTACCTCATAAAAACCGTAAAATTATCTGAAACTCAAGCTCTAACGATCTCTAATCGCTACTCTCATATCAAGTCGACTGCAACCCCGCAATCTGTTTATCAGTTTTTCCAAAATCTTGGCTTCTCCGATTCCCATATTCGATCTGCTATCCGTGTATCACCGCAAGTTCTGTTTAGTACGGTAGACAAGTCTCTCAAACCAAAAATTAAGTTTTTCCAAGATTTGGGTCTTGTGGGTTATGAACTAGGTAAATTCATTTCCAAGAATTCCACAGTTCTAACTGCTAGTTTGGAGAAAAAGTTGGTTCCTCGAATTGAAATTGTGAAGAAACTTTTGTTGAATGATGAGGAGAATAAGGATTTGCTAAAAGTTTTGACTAGATGTTATTGGATTATCTCAAAATACCCTGAATCGAGGTTGGTATCCAATGTAGCATTCTTGGAGAGTTGTGGGATAGTTGGGTCTCAGTTGTCAATGTTGTTGAGGAGGCAGCCTCGGTTTTTTCTTATGCAAGAATCTGCGCTCAGAGAACTTGTTTCGAGGGTTGTGAATATGGGGTTCTCAGTAGATTCAAGGATGTTGGTTTATGCTTTATACACTGTTAATTGCATGAGTGATGAGACATTtactaaaaaagttgaaatcttGAAAAGTTTTGAGTTTTCAGAGTATGAATGTAGAGAAATGTTTAGAAAACAACCAAATTTGCTAAGATCTTCAGAAAAGAAGTTGAAGTTGGGAATCGACTTCTTTTTGAACACAATCAAGTTTAAGAAGGAAGTGTTAGTTTATAAACCTACACTATTAATGATGAGCATTGAAGAAAGAGTAATTCCGCGATACAAAGTATTGGAGATTATCAAGTCAAAAAAGCTATTGAAGAAACAGCCTAGCTTTATCAATGTGCTAAATTTGACAGAGGATGAGTTCATGCAGAAGTTTATCGCCAGATTTCCAAATGAGGCAGTTGAGTTGTTGGTAGCTTACGAAGGTCGTACTCTAGAATCATTTTCTGAAAAAGAAGAGGAGGGAGAAGAATAA